One region of Hymenobacter sediminicola genomic DNA includes:
- a CDS encoding T9SS type A sorting domain-containing protein, translating into MTNTYLRTMRRAFRPQSQMGESQARPTSRLWAMLLLLLTVSFNSFAQTFSEDMTDSGVTPTSREGVVSYTSRGGFTFDATGSETGTLTYSGSARLATSASSSGYTGASGGASIFFGGPATGALVLPLDFRISNINTAALSRVQLTFGLYTQQGVAPATGDFLVQYSTDNFATSTTVEYSRNTNNTAGGTSFAWNLYSVDAALPNVNSLAVRFVRTTQATGTTTTPGNTTKDFRLDDVRVNSLTPTLTATIDSQIFPDTPTNQRSAPQELTVTGSNLTTVATVTAPAGFLVRVAGTTNAYTQSIQLTPNVNGNVSELVDVIFAPTLATSPGPYPDPTGGTLTVSSTGANTRNIAITGNALAPQPILTANPNTLAFGAQTVGTSSALQSFQLTGQDLTGNVTVTAPNGFEIRVGAAPFSPNPITLTTSGGSLNQQVDVRFVPGTTGTITGNVVATGNAGSQAVVAVSGSGTAAPVTPTINSSTTGLDFQTVTNSGSAQTQTFTVSATNLSGPLTLTPSNANIEIRNITGVAGSFSSGPLVINPNPSGNITNQIIEVRLVSAVAIGSFTGNIALTSPSATTVNVAVTANNPSGAISDISLTNPILTEFSTSPGVPSTVKSYNVSADNLLQDLTITAPQFFQIALSADPNAAGGFNSLGSTTGNSLVLPRITGSSDPTLNGDVDLTTIYVRYFPPGPQTNRGQVVSNSSAPARTQFVTVNGSSEPELDVIGSFTPVVNLVKFEKSATQTLLLRGARLASPVVVRVPRDPEPGTTASPLNPARTPQFQISKFADFRDIKPDDEFPGTSLIFTPDENDSLAQVPLYVRYAPSRVGQATADLLFRTPDLFSNVEFTRVPNARLRGNSIDVEPTRQSSATVTRSADGRSVTIVFMQEDGSPFPGNPEGAGFGENRLIIASTSNTLTPGFFPQDATPYDPGNNVYGNGSRINGNFVVFASSATTAIITGLTPGVNYFFFGFEYNNDQVLGAENFKTPNLPITVQLPLPVELVSFTAQLRNGKVNLEWVTASEKNNRGFEVQRSQNGQQFSTVSYKEGRGTTTARTTYTDVDNQPLPGLSYYRLKQIDTDGKFVYSPAVIVKNAGLTEASFYPNPTSGKLTILLPQAANAAALRVQILDLTGRLVREETLPVTGELDLSALQAGTYMVTVGSGDQKVTRKVVKN; encoded by the coding sequence ATGACCAACACTTACCTGCGTACCATGCGCCGGGCCTTCCGACCTCAATCCCAGATGGGGGAGTCGCAAGCAAGGCCTACTAGTCGCCTCTGGGCAATGCTACTCCTGTTGTTGACCGTATCGTTCAACAGTTTTGCCCAGACCTTCTCGGAGGATATGACTGATTCGGGTGTAACTCCTACTTCGCGTGAAGGAGTTGTGTCTTACACTAGCCGCGGTGGTTTCACTTTTGATGCTACCGGCTCGGAAACTGGCACTCTGACCTATAGTGGCAGTGCCCGCCTGGCTACTTCGGCCAGCTCTTCGGGCTACACTGGTGCTTCCGGTGGCGCTTCCATCTTCTTTGGTGGCCCAGCTACCGGAGCTTTGGTTCTGCCCCTGGACTTCCGGATTTCAAACATCAATACAGCTGCCCTGAGCCGGGTACAGCTGACCTTTGGCCTGTACACGCAGCAGGGGGTGGCTCCGGCTACTGGAGACTTCCTGGTGCAGTATTCGACCGACAATTTTGCTACTTCTACTACGGTTGAGTACTCGCGCAACACGAACAACACGGCTGGCGGCACTAGCTTCGCTTGGAACCTGTATTCTGTAGACGCTGCCTTGCCCAACGTTAACTCGCTGGCCGTGCGCTTCGTGCGTACCACCCAGGCTACCGGCACCACTACAACTCCTGGCAACACGACCAAAGACTTCCGTCTGGATGACGTGCGGGTGAACTCGCTGACGCCTACGCTGACGGCTACGATTGATAGCCAGATCTTCCCGGACACGCCTACCAACCAACGCTCGGCTCCGCAGGAACTGACCGTAACGGGTAGCAACCTGACTACTGTAGCTACCGTGACGGCTCCGGCCGGCTTCCTGGTACGCGTTGCAGGTACTACTAACGCTTACACGCAGTCTATTCAGTTGACGCCAAACGTCAACGGTAACGTGTCGGAGCTGGTGGATGTGATTTTCGCTCCTACGCTGGCTACTTCGCCTGGCCCATATCCTGATCCAACCGGCGGTACGCTGACGGTGAGCAGCACGGGTGCCAACACGCGCAACATTGCCATCACCGGCAATGCGCTGGCTCCACAGCCAATCCTGACGGCTAATCCGAACACGCTGGCCTTCGGTGCCCAGACGGTAGGTACCAGCTCGGCACTGCAGTCGTTCCAGCTCACGGGCCAGGACCTGACCGGCAACGTAACGGTAACGGCTCCGAACGGCTTCGAAATCCGGGTAGGTGCAGCACCTTTCTCGCCTAACCCCATTACGCTGACTACGAGTGGTGGTAGCCTCAACCAGCAGGTTGACGTTCGTTTCGTACCTGGCACTACGGGTACCATTACTGGCAATGTAGTGGCTACCGGCAACGCTGGCTCGCAAGCCGTTGTGGCCGTTAGCGGCTCGGGTACGGCAGCTCCGGTTACGCCAACCATCAACTCTTCGACGACGGGCTTGGACTTCCAGACCGTAACGAACAGCGGTTCGGCGCAGACGCAGACCTTCACGGTAAGCGCAACCAACCTGAGCGGTCCTCTGACGCTAACGCCTTCGAACGCTAACATCGAGATTCGCAACATCACGGGTGTTGCGGGTAGCTTCTCAAGCGGTCCGCTTGTTATCAACCCTAACCCATCGGGCAACATCACCAACCAGATTATTGAGGTACGCCTAGTGTCGGCGGTGGCTATAGGTTCGTTTACGGGCAACATTGCGCTGACTAGCCCTAGCGCTACTACGGTGAACGTGGCAGTGACTGCAAACAACCCGAGCGGCGCTATTTCCGACATCTCGCTGACCAACCCTATCCTGACGGAGTTCAGTACCTCACCTGGTGTTCCTTCTACGGTGAAGTCGTACAACGTATCGGCTGATAACCTGCTGCAGGACCTGACCATCACGGCTCCTCAGTTCTTCCAGATTGCGCTGTCGGCTGACCCGAACGCTGCTGGTGGATTCAACTCGCTGGGCTCTACTACCGGCAACTCGCTGGTGCTGCCCCGTATCACGGGCTCTTCTGACCCGACGCTGAACGGCGACGTGGACCTGACCACTATCTATGTTCGTTACTTCCCTCCCGGACCGCAGACCAACCGCGGCCAGGTAGTGTCGAACAGCAGCGCTCCGGCCCGTACGCAGTTCGTAACTGTAAACGGTTCGAGCGAGCCGGAACTTGACGTTATCGGCTCATTCACGCCGGTAGTGAACTTAGTGAAGTTTGAGAAGTCGGCTACGCAAACCCTGCTGTTGCGCGGTGCCCGTTTGGCCAGCCCAGTAGTAGTACGTGTACCACGTGACCCAGAGCCCGGCACTACGGCTTCGCCGCTGAACCCAGCGCGTACGCCTCAGTTCCAGATTTCGAAGTTCGCTGACTTCCGCGACATCAAGCCTGATGATGAGTTCCCCGGTACAAGCCTCATCTTCACGCCTGACGAAAACGACAGCTTGGCCCAAGTGCCCCTGTATGTTCGGTATGCTCCTTCGCGTGTAGGCCAGGCCACCGCCGACCTGCTGTTCCGTACGCCTGACCTGTTCTCGAACGTAGAGTTCACGCGGGTGCCGAATGCTCGTCTGCGTGGTAACTCCATCGACGTAGAGCCTACTCGCCAGTCGTCGGCTACGGTGACTCGCTCGGCTGATGGCCGTAGCGTAACCATCGTGTTCATGCAGGAAGACGGCTCGCCGTTCCCCGGCAACCCAGAAGGCGCTGGCTTCGGTGAAAACCGCCTGATCATTGCCAGCACCAGCAACACGCTGACTCCCGGCTTCTTCCCGCAGGACGCCACCCCGTATGACCCAGGTAACAACGTGTATGGCAACGGCTCACGCATCAACGGTAACTTCGTTGTATTCGCCAGCTCCGCTACTACCGCTATTATCACGGGCCTGACCCCTGGCGTGAACTACTTCTTCTTCGGTTTTGAGTACAACAACGACCAGGTACTGGGTGCTGAGAACTTCAAAACCCCGAACCTGCCCATCACGGTGCAGCTGCCGCTGCCAGTAGAGCTGGTGAGCTTCACGGCTCAGCTCCGCAACGGTAAGGTGAACCTGGAGTGGGTAACTGCTTCGGAGAAAAACAACCGTGGCTTTGAAGTACAGCGCAGCCAGAACGGCCAGCAGTTCTCGACGGTATCGTATAAGGAAGGCCGTGGTACTACCACTGCCCGCACTACCTACACCGACGTGGACAACCAGCCGCTGCCCGGCTTGAGCTACTACCGCCTGAAGCAGATTGACACGGACGGTAAGTTTGTGTACTCGCCTGCAGTGATTGTGAAGAACGCCGGCCTGACCGAGGCTAGCTTCTACCCGAACCCAACGTCGGGCAAGCTCACCATCCTGCTGCCACAGGCTGCCAACGCTGCCGCCCTGCGCGTGCAGATTCTGGACCTGACCGGCCGCCTGGTGCGCGAAGAGACGCTGCCCGTAACGGGTGAGCTGGACCTGAGCGCTCTGCAAGCTGGCACCTACATGGTGACGGTAGGCTCCGGCGACCAGAAAGTGACCCGCAAAGTGGTGAAGAACTAA
- the iscU gene encoding Fe-S cluster assembly scaffold IscU produces MAYSDKVIDHYSNPRNVGTLDKSKKNVGTGLVGAPECGDVMRLQIEVDEATNTITDAKFKTFGCGSAIASSSLATEWLKGKTVDEALAIDNMEIVEELALPPVKIHCSVLAEDAIKSAINDYRVKNGMPELEMAKSHH; encoded by the coding sequence ATGGCTTACTCCGATAAAGTAATCGACCATTACAGCAACCCCCGCAACGTGGGCACGCTGGACAAGAGCAAGAAGAACGTAGGTACCGGCCTAGTGGGCGCGCCTGAGTGCGGCGACGTGATGCGTCTGCAAATCGAGGTTGACGAAGCTACCAACACCATCACCGACGCCAAATTCAAAACCTTCGGTTGCGGCTCGGCCATTGCCTCGTCGTCGTTGGCGACGGAGTGGCTGAAAGGCAAGACCGTGGATGAGGCCCTGGCCATTGACAACATGGAGATTGTGGAAGAGCTGGCCTTGCCGCCCGTGAAAATCCATTGCTCGGTGCTGGCTGAAGATGCCATCAAATCGGCCATCAACGACTACCGGGTGAAAAACGGTATGCCGGAGCTGGAAATGGCGAAGTCGCACCACTAG
- a CDS encoding T9SS type A sorting domain-containing protein, whose protein sequence is MQRTYAPFSRLSVFSRTLLLAATVGAGTLGAQAQSTAVQSFNGTNNNTATELGYEGTPAFIGSTAPTGWRNAGDNLSAASGSAWRIQNGTEGLMFRNRTTTATSTGNYIQFRVAAWGTSGSAGLDVDDVINVNVSIDGGQTYANTLRITGKQNGTGNGYWNFTPGAQKTVGYTSSANPTIIGPSTGNDNHNGDGYDNFRINLPNGALSVRFSIIASNNSADEIWIIDEVTVGSSAPLPVELKSFTAEATSKGTQVRWATASEKNNAGFKVQRGTTADKFETIGQVAGHGTSTQAHSYEWLDARPLSGTSYYRLLQTDTDGTETYSPAVAVQSGGGTKATFFPNPTTGSIVLAPGIGTVRYRILNPLGQAVLAGEATGGSTLDVQTLRAGSYFLELNTGAGRQIQRFVREL, encoded by the coding sequence ATGCAACGTACCTACGCTCCCTTTTCCAGACTTAGTGTGTTCTCTCGCACCTTGCTTCTTGCAGCAACAGTAGGGGCGGGTACTCTGGGCGCACAGGCACAATCTACTGCTGTGCAGAGTTTCAACGGAACCAACAACAACACCGCAACTGAACTGGGGTACGAAGGAACGCCCGCATTTATTGGTAGCACGGCCCCAACTGGGTGGCGCAATGCCGGTGACAACCTATCTGCAGCAAGCGGTAGTGCCTGGCGCATTCAGAATGGCACAGAAGGCCTGATGTTCCGCAACCGTACTACTACAGCTACTTCTACCGGCAACTACATCCAGTTTCGGGTGGCTGCCTGGGGAACTTCAGGTAGCGCCGGGTTGGACGTTGATGATGTAATCAATGTGAATGTGAGCATTGATGGAGGACAGACATATGCAAATACCTTACGCATTACAGGCAAGCAAAACGGTACCGGTAATGGCTATTGGAATTTCACGCCAGGCGCTCAGAAAACCGTTGGCTACACGTCTAGCGCCAACCCGACAATAATTGGTCCCAGCACAGGCAATGATAACCACAATGGCGACGGATACGACAATTTTCGTATCAATCTGCCGAACGGTGCGCTGTCTGTCCGCTTTTCCATCATTGCCAGCAACAACAGCGCCGACGAAATCTGGATTATCGATGAGGTAACAGTAGGCAGCAGCGCCCCGCTGCCGGTAGAGCTGAAATCCTTCACGGCCGAAGCCACCAGCAAAGGCACGCAGGTGCGTTGGGCCACGGCTTCCGAGAAAAACAACGCCGGCTTCAAAGTGCAGCGCGGCACCACCGCCGATAAGTTTGAAACAATAGGCCAGGTAGCCGGCCACGGCACCTCCACCCAGGCCCACTCCTACGAATGGCTTGATGCGCGGCCCCTGAGCGGCACCAGCTACTACCGCCTGCTCCAGACGGATACCGATGGCACCGAAACCTACTCGCCGGCAGTAGCGGTGCAGTCGGGCGGGGGCACCAAAGCCACGTTCTTCCCCAATCCTACCACCGGCAGCATCGTGCTGGCCCCTGGCATCGGCACGGTGCGCTACCGCATCCTGAACCCGCTGGGCCAGGCTGTACTGGCCGGTGAAGCCACCGGTGGCAGCACCCTCGATGTACAGACGCTGCGCGCCGGGTCATACTTCCTGGAGCTCAACACTGGTGCCGGCCGCCAGATTCAGCGCTTCGTGCGCGAACTGTAG
- a CDS encoding HesB/IscA family protein — translation MITVSDKAKEKVEKLMHDAELDATYRLRASVAGGGCSGLSYKLDFDNEVKPMDQEFEDKGVRVVVDMKSFLYLAGTQLDFSDGLNGKGFYFDNPNASRTCGCGESFSV, via the coding sequence ATGATTACTGTTTCTGATAAAGCCAAAGAGAAAGTAGAAAAGCTCATGCACGATGCGGAGCTGGACGCCACGTACCGCCTGCGTGCCTCGGTGGCAGGTGGCGGCTGCTCGGGCCTTAGCTACAAGCTCGACTTCGACAACGAAGTGAAGCCCATGGACCAGGAGTTTGAGGATAAGGGCGTGCGCGTGGTGGTGGACATGAAAAGCTTCCTCTACCTGGCCGGCACCCAGCTCGACTTTTCCGACGGGCTGAACGGCAAAGGCTTCTATTTCGACAATCCGAATGCATCCCGCACCTGTGGCTGCGGCGAGAGCTTCTCCGTTTAA
- a CDS encoding T9SS type A sorting domain-containing protein translates to MKLRFTVNAASGASVRLRNLKLVAASTAPTLTVNPATLTGFTYVAGSGPSASQSYDLSGSNLTPAAGDITVSGSTNYEVSLSSASGFGTSVTVAYMGGALAATPIYVRLKAGLAQGNYNTETITHAGGGTTTTPTVTVSGNVTAAPTPGIDVGGTGTLVFSTTQGTPSGQQSFTVTGTALSAPIEVTAPAGYELSATSGNFTGATNTLTLAATGGNVFVRLSGAAVGTFDGTIDFVSGTNTASRPVQGTVTAASVAPLLEYTFTSGALTPVQAANVTGSNFSNGTGVNGVTVNGDYRAQSWTTAASRDANDYFEFTFAPASGYAAALQSIVLDERRSNTGIRLWEIRSSLDGYTTTIDRVVSVPDNDLVRTDQTITLGSAFATVQSPITFRIYGYDSEAAGGTWFVDNVKLFGTLSAASTAPFISSITPTSGPTGTVVTINGGNLTGVTGVFFGSTAATAVAVVSATQLTATVDTNTPTGAQTVSVTDGTNTATGPAFTVVATPTITASTASLSGFTTTQGTPSATQTYTVRGDGLGNAGIVVSTPAGFEAATAVGGPYTNSFTLPTNASGNVATTTIYVRLTGVNQGTFTGNLDNNSASVAAPVQIALSGTVNPAPGLQAAPNALAGFTATVGQNSAAQSYLLTGSGLLADVVVTAPNGYEVATAAAGTYTSSLTVARSSGSVNQTIYVRLRNTIAAGSYSAGSVTNVSGGFAASVALSGTVAAPASLAAEPTTVGGITFGAITSTSIRVNVTSGDGSGRLLVVRQATPITADPIDGIAYTASPAFGAGSEIGSQNYVVLRSPANTPGVTVTGLTPGVTYYFRLYEYNGTGGNTNYLTNLTANNDATTSAPVATTGPGELYMEEAFDYPLGTTLTATGNWTAFSGGTTNAIQTDNLTLSASQYGTPSLGTAAKLDADGQDVRRTFSPSLTAGTLYTSFLVNVGANGIGSNDDYYVSLSGAGNGETRGRIHFRANASGPGYNIGVSFAGSTGGSNTLINYAADGSGPLAYAYGQTYTVVIRYTRNPGSNDDVLRLYVLDQNTPVVEPTVPQVADFPITFGGSGASEVDINSVVLRQNSNNQNLVVDGIRVGSGWGAVVGRPRFVDEQFALRAGNYYDVEVNLPSASEAVAVLGMATVESALLLTQGRLLTTTANLLTLRSSAAIVPATPTITATSFVDGPLAWEYDGNTNRTFPIGKDGIVRPFTLNVSQTGTAVYQMEVINGVSPDFGLPANITRRSAVRYYTLSRLSGTAAVTAAQVTLTYGTDDGVNDPSFLRVLRSVNGAPYEDRGQSSGGTGNPTGAIISDAFAADFNLQNIFTLGNQTPGTNPLPVTLISFAAERQGEVVNVAWATASEKDNARFEVQRSADGNAFSTLESVEGHGTTTRRHDYRIVDRQPLATLAYYRLRQLDTNGKATFSPVVTVAPGKELALYPNPTRASLTLVAPATAATYRVISTVGSVVLEGQAPTGTATLDVAKLPAGLYQLEVTSGAGRTVRKFTKLD, encoded by the coding sequence GTGAAGCTAAGATTTACCGTCAATGCTGCGTCAGGGGCTTCAGTTAGACTGCGCAACCTGAAGTTAGTTGCTGCATCTACCGCGCCAACACTCACCGTAAATCCTGCCACCCTCACTGGCTTTACCTATGTAGCGGGCAGCGGTCCTTCGGCTTCGCAGTCCTACGACCTGAGCGGCAGCAACCTTACCCCAGCTGCTGGTGATATCACTGTATCAGGCAGCACAAACTACGAAGTGTCGTTGAGCAGTGCCAGTGGCTTTGGTACCAGCGTGACGGTAGCTTATATGGGTGGTGCGTTGGCCGCTACGCCAATCTACGTGCGGCTGAAAGCCGGCCTGGCCCAGGGCAACTACAACACCGAAACCATCACCCACGCCGGCGGCGGCACTACAACTACGCCCACTGTCACGGTAAGCGGCAACGTCACAGCGGCGCCTACGCCCGGCATTGATGTAGGAGGCACCGGTACCCTGGTCTTTTCTACTACACAAGGTACCCCTTCCGGCCAGCAGAGCTTTACCGTGACAGGTACCGCCCTGTCGGCTCCGATTGAGGTAACGGCTCCGGCTGGCTATGAACTGTCGGCGACTTCCGGCAACTTCACGGGCGCGACCAACACCCTAACGCTGGCCGCTACGGGCGGCAACGTGTTTGTGCGTCTGAGCGGCGCGGCTGTTGGCACATTCGACGGTACCATCGACTTCGTTAGCGGTACCAACACTGCCTCTCGGCCAGTGCAGGGCACCGTTACGGCGGCTTCGGTAGCGCCGTTGCTGGAATACACTTTTACATCTGGGGCACTCACACCGGTACAGGCAGCAAACGTAACCGGTTCCAACTTCTCAAATGGCACAGGCGTTAATGGTGTTACTGTAAACGGTGATTACCGGGCGCAGAGCTGGACAACGGCTGCCAGCCGTGACGCGAACGACTACTTTGAATTTACTTTTGCTCCCGCTTCCGGATATGCAGCCGCACTCCAATCTATAGTTCTGGATGAGCGCCGCTCAAATACAGGTATTCGCTTATGGGAAATTCGCTCAAGCTTAGACGGATACACTACGACTATCGATAGAGTAGTATCGGTTCCGGATAACGACTTGGTGCGTACAGACCAAACTATTACGCTAGGTAGTGCTTTTGCTACAGTGCAGTCTCCGATAACATTCCGGATTTACGGATACGACTCTGAGGCAGCAGGAGGAACTTGGTTCGTTGATAATGTGAAGTTGTTCGGCACTTTATCAGCTGCCTCAACTGCTCCCTTCATCAGCAGCATCACGCCTACCAGCGGCCCTACCGGCACGGTTGTAACCATCAATGGTGGTAACCTTACCGGTGTTACGGGTGTCTTTTTCGGTTCTACGGCGGCCACCGCCGTTGCGGTGGTCAGCGCTACCCAGCTCACGGCCACGGTAGACACCAACACCCCAACCGGGGCACAGACGGTGAGCGTGACGGATGGCACCAACACGGCTACCGGCCCCGCCTTCACGGTGGTAGCCACGCCGACCATCACGGCTTCCACGGCCAGCCTGTCGGGTTTTACCACCACGCAGGGCACGCCCTCGGCCACCCAGACCTACACCGTGCGCGGCGACGGCCTCGGCAATGCCGGCATCGTTGTATCGACGCCGGCCGGCTTTGAAGCCGCCACCGCCGTTGGCGGTCCATACACCAACTCGTTTACGCTGCCTACCAACGCCAGCGGCAACGTGGCCACTACCACCATCTACGTGCGCCTGACCGGCGTAAACCAGGGTACCTTCACCGGCAACCTCGACAACAACTCGGCCAGCGTAGCGGCTCCGGTGCAGATAGCCCTCAGCGGAACCGTCAATCCGGCTCCCGGCCTGCAGGCCGCCCCGAACGCCCTGGCCGGCTTCACGGCTACCGTGGGCCAGAACTCGGCTGCCCAGAGCTACCTGCTCACCGGCTCCGGCCTCCTGGCCGATGTGGTGGTAACGGCTCCCAACGGCTACGAGGTAGCCACGGCCGCCGCCGGCACCTACACCTCGTCGCTGACGGTGGCCCGCAGCAGCGGCAGCGTCAACCAGACTATTTATGTGCGCCTGCGCAACACGATTGCGGCCGGCAGCTACAGCGCGGGCAGCGTCACCAACGTCAGCGGTGGCTTCGCGGCTTCGGTAGCCTTGTCGGGCACGGTAGCGGCTCCGGCTTCGCTGGCCGCCGAGCCCACCACGGTGGGGGGTATCACCTTCGGGGCCATCACCAGCACGTCCATCCGCGTGAACGTGACGTCCGGCGACGGCAGCGGCCGCCTGCTGGTCGTGCGGCAGGCAACGCCCATCACCGCCGACCCGATTGATGGCATTGCCTACACGGCCAGCCCCGCCTTTGGGGCCGGCAGCGAAATCGGGAGCCAGAACTACGTGGTGCTGCGCAGCCCGGCCAATACCCCCGGCGTGACGGTGACCGGCCTGACGCCCGGCGTGACGTACTACTTCCGCCTGTATGAGTACAACGGTACCGGCGGCAACACCAACTACCTGACCAACCTCACCGCCAACAACGACGCCACCACCAGCGCTCCGGTAGCCACCACCGGCCCCGGCGAGCTGTACATGGAAGAGGCCTTCGACTACCCGCTGGGCACCACGCTCACCGCCACCGGCAACTGGACAGCGTTCAGCGGTGGCACCACCAACGCCATCCAGACCGATAACCTGACCCTGAGCGCCAGCCAGTACGGTACGCCCAGCCTGGGCACGGCCGCCAAGCTCGACGCCGACGGCCAGGATGTGCGCCGCACGTTCTCGCCCTCGCTCACGGCCGGTACGCTCTACACCTCATTCCTCGTAAACGTGGGCGCCAACGGTATCGGCAGCAATGATGACTACTATGTCAGCCTTTCGGGTGCCGGCAACGGTGAAACCCGGGGTCGAATTCACTTCCGCGCCAACGCCAGCGGCCCCGGCTACAACATCGGGGTGAGCTTCGCCGGTAGCACGGGTGGCAGCAATACCCTGATCAATTATGCGGCCGATGGCAGCGGCCCGCTGGCGTACGCCTACGGCCAGACCTACACCGTCGTGATCCGCTACACCCGCAACCCGGGCTCCAACGACGACGTGCTGCGCCTCTACGTACTCGACCAGAATACGCCTGTGGTGGAACCTACTGTTCCGCAGGTCGCCGACTTCCCTATCACTTTCGGCGGCAGCGGTGCCTCAGAGGTGGATATCAACTCAGTGGTGCTGCGCCAGAACTCCAACAACCAGAACCTGGTAGTTGATGGTATTCGGGTGGGTAGCGGCTGGGGTGCCGTGGTAGGCCGCCCGCGCTTCGTCGATGAGCAGTTTGCGCTGCGCGCCGGCAACTACTACGATGTAGAAGTGAACCTGCCCTCGGCTTCCGAGGCCGTAGCCGTGCTGGGCATGGCCACGGTGGAGAGTGCGCTGCTTCTGACCCAGGGCCGCCTGCTCACGACTACCGCCAACCTGCTGACGCTGCGCTCTTCTGCTGCCATTGTGCCGGCCACGCCTACCATCACGGCCACGAGCTTCGTGGATGGCCCGCTGGCCTGGGAGTATGACGGCAACACCAACCGCACGTTCCCCATCGGTAAAGACGGCATCGTCCGGCCCTTCACGCTCAACGTGAGCCAGACCGGCACGGCCGTTTATCAGATGGAGGTTATCAATGGCGTGTCGCCGGACTTCGGGCTGCCGGCCAACATCACGCGCCGCTCGGCCGTGCGCTACTACACGCTCAGTCGCCTCTCGGGCACGGCGGCCGTCACGGCGGCTCAGGTCACTCTCACCTACGGCACCGACGACGGGGTGAATGACCCCTCGTTCCTGCGGGTGCTGCGCTCCGTGAACGGGGCGCCGTACGAAGACCGGGGCCAGAGCAGCGGCGGTACCGGCAACCCTACGGGAGCCATCATCTCCGACGCGTTTGCCGCTGACTTCAACCTGCAGAACATCTTCACGCTCGGCAACCAGACGCCCGGCACCAACCCGCTGCCCGTCACGCTGATCAGCTTCGCGGCAGAGCGGCAGGGCGAGGTAGTGAACGTAGCCTGGGCTACGGCTTCGGAGAAAGACAACGCCCGCTTTGAGGTGCAGCGCTCCGCCGACGGCAACGCCTTCAGCACCCTGGAGAGCGTAGAAGGGCACGGCACCACCACCCGCCGCCACGACTACCGCATCGTGGACCGTCAGCCGCTGGCCACGCTCGCCTACTACCGCCTGCGCCAGCTCGATACCAACGGCAAAGCCACGTTCTCGCCCGTCGTGACGGTAGCGCCCGGCAAGGAGCTGGCCCTGTACCCGAACCCCACCCGCGCCTCCCTGACGCTGGTAGCGCCCGCAACGGCTGCTACCTACCGCGTCATCAGCACAGTGGGTAGCGTAGTGCTGGAAGGGCAGGCCCCCACCGGCACCGCCACCCTCGATGTAGCGAAGCTGCCGGCCGGCCTCTACCAGCTGGAAGTAACCTCCGGTGCCGGCCGCACTGTTCGCAAGTTCACCAAGCTGGACTAG